TTTTAACCTAGAATTTTCTTAGTATTTAATTACTTAAAACTAGTAATATTATTACTAGCTAATAGTTTAACTATATCAATATTTATTATCCAGAAGTTTTAAAAAAATCTTCTAATTTTTATATATAAAAATAGAAATTTTACTTTTTATAAAGTTTCAGTAATATTACCAACATTAGAAAATTAACTACCATCTAAAAACAGACTTTAATTTATGAAAAGCTAATATATCTCTTAAATTTTTACAAGTTAATCTCTTAAGGTTCAAAAATCAACATCTACAGTAATTTTATGACTATTATTCCTAGAGACGTTTACATCCATTAAGATTTATCATAAAGAACATTGCCGCTAACGCTGGAAAAAATGAATCACAATATTGAATACCAAGCAAGATTATGAGCAATGTCATGTCATCTTGCAGCGCTTATCAGGCTACCAATTTGCTTAATAAGCGCAGTATTTTTTAATATCCTCGTTTATATTCCCCTGATAAATATTTTATTACCTTTGTTTATTTGAAAAAGGCAAAAAATACGATATTTCTGGGTAGACACTCAGGGCAAAGAATCATTGAATTTTCAAACATCTCTGCCTCTATATATAGTTATTTACATTATTATTATTTTACTAATAGCTCTCAGTTGTGGAATTAATTTCAGCCAAATTCCAGCAGTCAGGACTATAGCCCAATGGAAATTTAGTAGATAATAGATCTATTGTTAAATTTAATTTCGCTGGGCAGAATTAACCATGAATCAGAATGTAATTGGTGTGGCTGTAGTCGGTACTGGATTTGGTCAAAAAGTGCATATTCCTGGGTTTATTGCGCACCCCAGAACTGAGGTAGTTGCTGTTTATCATCGGGATATTCATCAAGCTCAAGCCATTGCCAATGCTCATAATATTCCTCATGCTTGTAATAGTGTTGCAGATATTGTCAAACTCCCAAAAGTACAAGCAGTTAGTATATCAACACCACCATTTCTACACTATGAAATGGCAAAAACTGTGCTACAAGCAGGCAAACATTTATTATTAGAAAAACCGACAACTTTAAATGCAGACGAAGCCAAGGAGTTATATAATTTAGCAACAGTAAATAAGGTAACGGCGGTTGTTGATTTTGAATTTCGCTTTGTCCCAGGATGGCAATTCTTTGCAGAATTATTAACATCAGGTTATGTCGGCAACAAACGCTTAATTAAAATTGATTGGTTTGGTTCTTCTCGCGCTGATACTTCCCGCCCTTGGAATTGGTATTCTTCTCAAGAAAAAGGCGGTGGTGCATTAGGTTCGTTGGGTTCCCACGCCTTTGATTATATTTATTGGTTATTTGGGTCAGTCCGCCGATTAAGCGCTTATTTAAGTACAGCTATCCCCCATCGGATTGACCCTAGCAATGGTCAACTCAAGCCAGTGGAGACGGATGATAACTGTTTGCTATCCCTGGAATTAGCTGATGGAACACCTTGTCAACTGAATATTAGTGCTGTGGTTCATGCACCAAGAACCCATTGGGTTGAAGTGTATGGCGATCGCGGTACTTTAGTATTAGGCAGCGAAAATCAAAAAGACTACATCCACGGTTTTCGCGTTTGGGGTTCTCAAGTAGGACAACCTTTAGCAGAAATTGAAATCCCACAGCAGTTAATGTTTACCCAAAACTTCACTGATGGCCGCATTTCTGCATTCATCAGGGTAGTAGACCAATGGTTGCAAGGAATTGACCAACAGCAGTCCATAGTTCCATCCTTGCGAGAAGGTGTTTATTCGCAATTGTTGATGGATTTATCTCATCAATCCCATCAAACAAGCAGTTGGGTTGATGTTCCTAGTTTGGATACTTATTTGGAAAATTGAGACTAGGGAAGTAACACTTTTAGGTAGATCGCACCTACGCCCACACTATGCTAATTTTCAGACAGAGCTATTAGCATAGTGTTATGCTGCTGCAAATTGCTAAGTCTATTTTCCGCCGTCGGCTAACAAGTGCGATCGCTTTTCCCAGCGTTCTGTTATTGTCATTTTCTGGGGTTTCCCTGTGGCAAGTCAACCGCCTACTTTCAGCATTGGAATGGGTAGATCATACAGATCAGGTCATTGCTCAGGCTTACCGCACCCATAAACTACTATTAGATGAGCAGACAGGCTCTCGCGGTTATATCCTCACAGGAAAGCCAGAATTTCTCGAACCTTATCAAGAAGCCAAGCCAATCACTGGCGCTGCTTTTCTAGAATTAAAACATTTAGTTGCAGATAATCCTCCCCAAGTTCAACGTGTGCAGCAATTAGAGGTGAATTATCAAGAATGGAATCGTCTCATCTCGCAAGCAGTGAAACGTCGTCAGCAAGGAAATGTTGAACCTTTAACAGCTTTTGAGGTGCGTAAGCAGCAGATGGATGCAATGCGCCAGCAAATCGCGGCTTTTATTACTACAGAAGAACAATTACGTAACAAACGCAGCCGGACTGCTCGTCATACAGCGCAACAAGTCAGTGCAACTAGCATTATTTTGGCATTGTTAATTGGGCTAATTCTTGCTTATTACATCCGACAACAAATCTTGAAAGTATCGCAAACTTATGAACAGGCCTTGAAAACTGCGATTGAGCAAACTAAAAATGCTCAACTTTCGGCTCAACGCTTGGCTGATTTGCATCAAATTGACCGCGCCATTTTATCGGCTCAACCTGATGCGACAATTATTAGGGATGGTTTGTCAAGGTTGCGTCAACTGATAAATTGCCAACAAGCATTTTCTATTTTGTTTAATTTTGAGGACAATACAGCCGCGGTGCTTGCAGCTAATGGTGATGGCGAATTACAGCTAGTCGAAGGTAGTATCTGGCCAATTACCGATTTTACGCCTGTGGAAGTTCTTCAGACTACCCACATTTTTTCAGTACAGAACCAGCATCCGCCAATTGTCAAAAAATTACTAGCTACTGGATTAAATAGTTGCTTAATTATCCCCATGCAGGTGGAAGATAGTGTGATTGGTGAAATCATTTTAGCTAAAGCTGACGCAACAACCTTTAGTAGTGAAATTGTCGAAATTGCCAGTGAAGTTTCTGCACAATTAGCGATCGCCATTCAACAATCTCAACTCCGCCAACAACTCCAAAATTATGCCACAGAATTAGAGCAGCGAGTATCACAACGTACTGCCCAACTCCAAGAAGTTAATCAGGATTTAGAAGCTTTTAACTACTCCGTTTCTCACGATTTACGCGCTCCTCTACGGACTATGCAAGGTTTTGCTCAAGCTTTACTAGAAGATTACAGCAACCAACTAGATTCTTTTGGTCAAAGCTATCTCAACTATATTGCTGAGGGAGCGCTGCAAATGGATACCTTAATTACTGACTTGCTCAGTTACAGTCGTCTAGGTCGTATCCAAATTCCCATTCAACCTGTTGACTTAAATACTGTAGTTAGAGAAGCGCTGAAACAATTAGACGCGCAAATCAAGGAACACCAAGCTCAAATTATTATTGACCATGCTTTACCACAGGTCATGGCACATCGCTCTACCCTTGTGCAAGTCCTAACCAATTTATTGAACAACGCCATCAAGTTTGTCAAACCTGATGATTTACCTATCGTGCATATCTGCTTTGAGGAATATATTCAGGAAAATATTACTTGGATCAAATTGTCTGTTGTTGATCATGGCATTGGGATTGCACCAGAACATCAAGAGCGAATTTTTCGGGTGTTTGAACGACTCCACGGTGTAGAAATCTATCCCGGTACAGGTATTGGATTGGCGATCGTGCGGAAAGCCTTAGAACGCATGAGTGGCTTGTGTGGAGTTCAATCCCAACTAGGTACAGGTAGTCGCTTCTGGATTGCTCTACCGAAAGCTGACAAGCTCCCAGATCTACCTGTGGAGTCAATCTAAAATCCAAAATTATTTGACCGCCAACACACCAAAGATAGTTAATGACTATCTCAGTAGAGGATTTTTTTGATGTAACTTCGATAACCCCTGCGGTAGAAGACAAAAACTCAAAAATTGCTCAGGATAATAATTAGGTAGTTTTTGGATGTTCTATCAACACACACAGCAGTTGATGAGGTTAAAAAGGAGTTATATGAGAAATCAACTAACAGTAAAGTTTAAATTAATACAGATAAATGACTTTAGGTTTAATTTGTCAAAAGTGACAACATCCCCATGAATACTTTATCTATAGGGGAAACAATCTTATTAGTAGAAGACAATCCCCATGATATTTTGCTGGTGCAAAGAGCATTTCGCAAAGCTGGCATTACTAACCCACTACAAGTAGTTAACAATGGCGATGCAGCTGTACTTTACCTTGCGGGAGAAGCTGCTTATAGCGATCGCCAGCTTTATCCATTACCTGCCTTAATTATGCTTGATTTAAAACTGCCGCGTCGTTCTGGCGCTGAAGTTTTGATGTGGTTAAGGCAGCAACCAGGCCTCAAACGTTTGCCAGTTGTCGTTTTGACTGCTTCTCAAGAATATACAGATGTGAATCGTCTGTATGATTTAGGTGCAAATGCTTACATGGTTAAACCTGTGGCTTTTGATGATTTAGTTGAAATTGTCAGGATTATTAACCAACATTGGATGGTTTTTAACCAAAAACCAGAACTTGGTACTTCTTAAATAAATTAATTATTAAGTTCGATGTTACGCATTCTCCTAATTGATGATAATCCCCACGATCGCTTGCTGGCAATTCATGCCTTAGAGCGAGAGTTTGTTAACTTGAAAATCCAGCAAATTGCTCGTCCGCAAGAGCTTGAGCAAGCATTGTCAGCGGGAGAATTTGACTTAGTAATTACTGACTATGAATTGCGCTGGAGTAACGGTATAGAAGTACTTCGCAATATTAAAAGCCGCTATCCCGAAATCCCTGTGGTGATGTTTACTAACAGTGGCTCACAAGAAATTGCCGTAGAGGCAATGAAATCTGGTTTAGATGACTATGTCATCAAGTCTCCAAGTCATTATATGCGTTTACCTGTGGCGGTGCGTTTGGCACTCAAGCAAGCCGCAACACAAAATCAAATCACAGGGTTAGAAACGCGTTTTCAAACTTTACTCAATCAACTGAAAGTAGGAGTTTACCGGATTACTGCCGATGGTATTGTCTTAGATGCTAACACTGCATTTTTACAACTTTTGGGTCTAGATTCTTTAACGGAAATTCCCCTAAATCAAACCTGGGAGTCTTATTTTGCATCAGAAGATGATGCGCGACTTTGGCAACAACTACGAACAGATGCAGGAATGCGAGAGCGTGAATTACTCTTGCATCGCCTTGATGGTAGGGAAATTTGGGTACGGATTAGTCAAACTTTTACGAATAACGGCGATACAACAATTATTGATGGCATTATTGAAGATATTACTGAGCGCAAATATGCCGAAAAAGCGCTCCAGGAAAGTGAAGCCAGATTCAGATGGATATTTGAATCAAATGTCATTGGGATTTGTTTTTGGGATAGTGATGGCAATATTACAGCCGCTAATGATGCTTATTTACAGCTAGTAGGTTACACACGCGCAGACATGAAAACAAGAGGTTTGCGTTGGACAGATATCTCCGAGTCTGAATACAACGAGCAAGATTTACGGATTATTGAAGAATTGAAACAGTGTGGGATTTCAACTCCTGTAGAAAAGTATTACATTCACAAAGCAGGTTATCGTGTTCCTATTCTCATCGGTTGTGCTTTTCGAGAAGGTTCTCAAACTGATGGTTTTACCTTTGTCGTTGACTTAACAGAACGTAAGCAAGCAGAACAAGAGCGAGAACAACTTTTGCAACGAGAACAAACAGCACGCCAAACAGCCGAAGCGGCGAACCGCATCAAAGATGAATTTCTCGCTATTTTATCTCATGAGTTGCGATCGCCACTGAATCCGATTTTAGGATGGTCTAAGTTACTCACCACCCACAAATTAAGCGAAGCCAAAATATCAGAAGCTTTGGCAACTATTGAGCGCAATGCTAAATTACAAGCACAATTGATAGAAGACTTATTAGATATATCCCAAATTCTCCGGGGTAAACTCAGCCTCAATATTGCTTCTGTAAATTTGCAATCGGTCATTTCGGCGGCGTTAGAAACTGTACAGTTAGCAGCCCAAGCTAAAGCAATTGAAATTCAAACTACCTTATCACCAGATATTGGTGCTGTTTTGGGAGATCCTGTGCGTTTGCAACAAGTAGTGTGGAATTTGCTGTCTAATGCTGTGAAGTTTACCTCTTCTGGTGGTCGTGTAGAAGTCCGCTTAGAGGAAGTTGGCAGACAAGCGCAAATTCAAGTCATTGATACAGGACAAGGAATTAGCCCAGAGTTTTTACCATTTGTATTTGATTATTTCCGCCAAGCCGATAGTCAAACTACTAGAAGATTTGGTGGTTTGGGATTGGGGCTGGCAATTGTCAAACATCTGGTAGAGTTACATGGCGGCGGAGTTTGGGCAGCCAGTCCAGGGGAAGGGCAAGGAGCTATCTTTACTGTGAGAATACCCTTAATTAAAAGTCATACTCAACTATTTCAAAGTACTGAACAGTCTGATATATACCAAGAGTTAACAGGTATTCGCATCTTAGTTGTAGATGATGAAGTAGATTCGCGGGAAGTGGTGGCTTTTATGCTCAAAGAATGTGGTGCAGAAGTCATTGCCGTCCCGTCGGCGGCGGAAGCACTCTCGGCTTTTACCCAATTACAACCAGATGTCCTCGTCTTTGATATTGGAATGCCTGATGTTGATGGTTATATGCTCATACGGCAAATTAGAAGTCTGCCACCAGAACAAGGCGGGCAAATTCCGGCGATCGCTCTCACAGCTTATGCGGGAGAATTAAACAAGCAACAAGCTCTATTAGCTGGTTTTCAACTGCACTCATCCAAGCCGATTGAGCCAACGGAGTTAGTGAAGCTGATTACTCAACTTGTTAAATAGTGGAAGGCAGAAGGCAGGAGGTAAGAGGCAGAAGGCAGGAGGTAGGAGACAATTCTTCTTTTATTCAGCACTCAAAACTCATTCTTCCACCTGCGTCCTGCTCTCCGCACTCTTGCCTGATTTAACGCGTATGAAATTCTACGGCTGTTTGTAAAATTTTAATGTCATAATTGCCGAAGAAATCGTGACCAAGCAAGCCAATACCTGCTTTGGATGCGATCGCTACTTCTACATTATTGGCGACAATGCCACCCGCAGCCATAGACTTTATTTTGCCTGTAGGAAATTGTACTTGGTTACCATCGGCCGTTTGAGCATTCAGCGTACCTGTAGGTTTGATTTGCAATGAATTCGCCATTGCTTGAGTAATCAAAGTTCCATTCGCACCTGTATCGACAACCATCTCAAAGGTTTTTTGGTTATTAAAGGTGACATCAATTACTGGAGTTCTCCCAAAGTGGCGTTTAATTGGTACGCGAAAAACTCTGCCTTCAGAAGCTGTCTTAGCTCTACTTGTCTCGTTGCAAAGCTTTGTTAACTCTACAGTCATCCCAGAAGAAGTCACCATAAAACACGCGCTCGTATCTTCAGCTATTACCCGGTGTGCGAATGCTAAAAATGTCAGCGCTGGCATTACTGCAATCAACGCTAAGTTAATATGAGTAATTCCCCGCTGCCACGCACAGTTCATTTAATCCCGTTCTCCGATTTTTTATAAATACGAAAAATAAATTTTTTATGAAAAAATTAATATTAATTTAATTGTTTCCTTGATTCTACTTATTTCTGAATTTCTTTCGACAAACAAGTTGTTTTTCAGAATTTATTCATCTGTAAAACACGAAATATGCACCTCATAAATCTATATTATCTAGATTAAGGAAATGCTAATTTAAAGATTAAGTAAAGAGTCAATGAAACTACTGAGGCTAGATTTAAAGCGAGGAAAAATAATTCATTAAGGTATGGATAGCAGTAGCGATCGCATTTTTCACAGCAACCTCTTTCTGTTCTAAAACTACCTTTTCATCCACAGTACGTTGCGCCACTACACCGCAAACAGCCGCCGCCGCAAATTTATACACTCCTGCCATTTTGAACAGTGTGCCACATTCCATTTCATAGTTCAAAATATTCAACCGCCGATATTCTTCCGTGATACCACGGAGCGATCGCATTAAATCTGGATTTGCCGAATCAGCACGTTCCTGTCCTTCATAAAAAGTATCAACAGAAGCGGTAATACCCAAATAATGCTCAAACTTTAATGCTTGTGCAGCCTGGACTAAAGCTACAGTCAAAAACGGATCAGCCGCCGCCGGATATTCTATAGGTGCAATGTCATTAGCTGCACCTTGACGACACAAAGCGGCACTACTAATTACAATACTACCGACAGGTATATGCGGTTGAATGGAGCCACAAGTCCCGATACGAATAATTTGCCGGATTCCCACCTGTACCAATTCATTCACCACAATACTTAAAGAAGGCGCACCCATCCCACTAGTTGCAGATAAGATGGGGCGATTATTGGGTAAGTATCCTAGATAACTATCAAGTCCGCGATTTTGCGACAACAAACGCACATCTTGTAAATAATTTTGGGCAATGAAATGAGCGCGATCGCGATCGCCCGATAATAAAGCAATCGTGGGAGGCGATGCGCCTAAATCCTCTTGCCCAAAACCAATGTGATACAAGCGTTTGTTTGTCATATCGTAACTTAGCACTCAAAAATTTTAGTTAACTATATTGTGTAAAACATATTTCTCGGTTTATCCTGGATATTACTGTTAAAGTATCAAAATTTAGTTATTATTTGCCCATTATACGTGGAAAATACGTAAATAATCTAGCAATTAACAGCCTGCTTGCCAAATTGCACCGAACTTCGTGAACAACAAGATCCCCGACTTCTTGAAGAAGTCGGGGATTTGAGCCTCTCAAAAAATAGAAAACTTCAAATATTTGCTTAATTACAAATTTATTCAGGGTATGAGAGAGAAAACTATCAAAATCACTCAAAGTTATTACTTATCAAAACTCAAGTTGATTCTAGCTTTGAGTAGCGCCATAATTACCACCTCTGCAAACAATGTTCTAGCGCAAAACATCACCATAGATGGTACACTCAGCCCTGCACAAACCCTAAATGGCCCGACATATACAATTCCGCAGTCAGTTGGGCAAACAGTCAACAGTAATTTATTCCACAGCTTTGGTCAGTTCAGCTTAATTGAAGGAGAGAGCGCGATTTTTCAAAGCAATGCCAACATTAGAAACATCTTTTCTCGTGTTACAGGTGGTTATCCTTCTAATATTGATGGTCTCATTTTTACTCAAAATCGCAGTGTAAATTTATATTTAATCAATCCCAGTGGAATTGTATTTGGCCCTAACGCCCGTTTAAATGTAGGTGGCAGCACTAGAGGCTCATTTGTTGCGACTACAGCCGATGCTTTAGTGTGGTCTAATGGCAGTCAATTTAGTGCGACAAATCCCGGTGGGACAAGTAGTTTGTTAACCATCGTCGGCGACCCCATTGGGTTTTTATTTAGTAGCAGACCACCACAACCAATAACCGTTTCTGGTAGCCAACTATCAGTATATGAAGGTCAAAGCTTGCTCTTATTGGGAGGAGATATCAGCTTAGATAATAGCAATTTGTCAGTTGATTTTACAGAAGGTGGCAGAATTGAACTTGGAGCAGTGGCAGAGCCAGGAACAGTAGGATTAACTACTAACGGCAATATTTTAAGTTTGAGCTTTCCTGAAAATTTAGCACGAGCAGATGTTTCACTTACTCAGGAAAGCTTTTTAGATGTTACTGCTGGTAATGGAGGGAGTATTGCTATCAATGCTCGAAATATAGGTATTTTGGGAGGAAGTCAGCTAAGAGGTGGCATTGGCTCAGAATTGGGTAACGTCGACAGCCAAGCAGGAGATGTGACACTTAATGCTACAGATGCTATCAGATTTGATAGAGGTGATGCCTTCAGTGACGTGGAAGAAGGAGCAGTAGGCAACGGTGGCAACATTCGCATTACCGCAAACTCACTCTCTGTCACTAATGGCGCACAACTGTTTGCCAGCAGTGCTGGGCAAGGCAATGCAGGTAATGTGATTATTAATGCCCAGCAGGTCTTGTTTGATGGTACAGATGATGAAGGTTCTCTTAGTGGTGCCTTCAGTGACGTGGAAGAGGGGGCAGTAGGCAACGGTGGCAACATTCGCATTACGGCAAACTCACTATCTATCACTAATGGCGCGCAACTGATCACGAGTAGTGCTGGACAAGGAAATGCCGGAAATGTGATTATTGATGCCCAGCAGGTCTTGTTTGATGGTACACTTACTGAAGGTTCTGGCAGTAGTGTTTTCAGTAACGTGGAAGAGGGAGCAGTAGGCAACGGTGGCAACATTCGCATTACGGCAAACTCACTATCTATCACTAATGGCGCGCAACTGATCACGAGTAGTGCTGGACAAGGAAATGCCGGAAATGTGATTATTGATGCCCAGCAGGTCTTGTTTGATGG
This window of the Nostoc sp. HK-01 genome carries:
- a CDS encoding oxidoreductase-like protein; protein product: MNQNVIGVAVVGTGFGQKVHIPGFIAHPRTEVVAVYHRDIHQAQAIANAHNIPHACNSVADIVKLPKVQAVSISTPPFLHYEMAKTVLQAGKHLLLEKPTTLNADEAKELYNLATVNKVTAVVDFEFRFVPGWQFFAELLTSGYVGNKRLIKIDWFGSSRADTSRPWNWYSSQEKGGGALGSLGSHAFDYIYWLFGSVRRLSAYLSTAIPHRIDPSNGQLKPVETDDNCLLSLELADGTPCQLNISAVVHAPRTHWVEVYGDRGTLVLGSENQKDYIHGFRVWGSQVGQPLAEIEIPQQLMFTQNFTDGRISAFIRVVDQWLQGIDQQQSIVPSLREGVYSQLLMDLSHQSHQTSSWVDVPSLDTYLEN
- a CDS encoding purine phosphorylase family 1 — translated: MTNKRLYHIGFGQEDLGASPPTIALLSGDRDRAHFIAQNYLQDVRLLSQNRGLDSYLGYLPNNRPILSATSGMGAPSLSIVVNELVQVGIRQIIRIGTCGSIQPHIPVGSIVISSAALCRQGAANDIAPIEYPAAADPFLTVALVQAAQALKFEHYLGITASVDTFYEGQERADSANPDLMRSLRGITEEYRRLNILNYEMECGTLFKMAGVYKFAAAAVCGVVAQRTVDEKVVLEQKEVAVKNAIATAIHTLMNYFSSL
- a CDS encoding two-component hybrid sensor and regulator, whose product is MLLQIAKSIFRRRLTSAIAFPSVLLLSFSGVSLWQVNRLLSALEWVDHTDQVIAQAYRTHKLLLDEQTGSRGYILTGKPEFLEPYQEAKPITGAAFLELKHLVADNPPQVQRVQQLEVNYQEWNRLISQAVKRRQQGNVEPLTAFEVRKQQMDAMRQQIAAFITTEEQLRNKRSRTARHTAQQVSATSIILALLIGLILAYYIRQQILKVSQTYEQALKTAIEQTKNAQLSAQRLADLHQIDRAILSAQPDATIIRDGLSRLRQLINCQQAFSILFNFEDNTAAVLAANGDGELQLVEGSIWPITDFTPVEVLQTTHIFSVQNQHPPIVKKLLATGLNSCLIIPMQVEDSVIGEIILAKADATTFSSEIVEIASEVSAQLAIAIQQSQLRQQLQNYATELEQRVSQRTAQLQEVNQDLEAFNYSVSHDLRAPLRTMQGFAQALLEDYSNQLDSFGQSYLNYIAEGALQMDTLITDLLSYSRLGRIQIPIQPVDLNTVVREALKQLDAQIKEHQAQIIIDHALPQVMAHRSTLVQVLTNLLNNAIKFVKPDDLPIVHICFEEYIQENITWIKLSVVDHGIGIAPEHQERIFRVFERLHGVEIYPGTGIGLAIVRKALERMSGLCGVQSQLGTGSRFWIALPKADKLPDLPVESI
- a CDS encoding PAS/PAC sensor hybrid histidine kinase; amino-acid sequence: MLRILLIDDNPHDRLLAIHALEREFVNLKIQQIARPQELEQALSAGEFDLVITDYELRWSNGIEVLRNIKSRYPEIPVVMFTNSGSQEIAVEAMKSGLDDYVIKSPSHYMRLPVAVRLALKQAATQNQITGLETRFQTLLNQLKVGVYRITADGIVLDANTAFLQLLGLDSLTEIPLNQTWESYFASEDDARLWQQLRTDAGMRERELLLHRLDGREIWVRISQTFTNNGDTTIIDGIIEDITERKYAEKALQESEARFRWIFESNVIGICFWDSDGNITAANDAYLQLVGYTRADMKTRGLRWTDISESEYNEQDLRIIEELKQCGISTPVEKYYIHKAGYRVPILIGCAFREGSQTDGFTFVVDLTERKQAEQEREQLLQREQTARQTAEAANRIKDEFLAILSHELRSPLNPILGWSKLLTTHKLSEAKISEALATIERNAKLQAQLIEDLLDISQILRGKLSLNIASVNLQSVISAALETVQLAAQAKAIEIQTTLSPDIGAVLGDPVRLQQVVWNLLSNAVKFTSSGGRVEVRLEEVGRQAQIQVIDTGQGISPEFLPFVFDYFRQADSQTTRRFGGLGLGLAIVKHLVELHGGGVWAASPGEGQGAIFTVRIPLIKSHTQLFQSTEQSDIYQELTGIRILVVDDEVDSREVVAFMLKECGAEVIAVPSAAEALSAFTQLQPDVLVFDIGMPDVDGYMLIRQIRSLPPEQGGQIPAIALTAYAGELNKQQALLAGFQLHSSKPIEPTELVKLITQLVK
- a CDS encoding two-component response regulator; amino-acid sequence: MNTLSIGETILLVEDNPHDILLVQRAFRKAGITNPLQVVNNGDAAVLYLAGEAAYSDRQLYPLPALIMLDLKLPRRSGAEVLMWLRQQPGLKRLPVVVLTASQEYTDVNRLYDLGANAYMVKPVAFDDLVEIVRIINQHWMVFNQKPELGTS